From a single Lewinella sp. LCG006 genomic region:
- a CDS encoding NAD(P)/FAD-dependent oxidoreductase, translating into MKQTIAIIGGGPAALMLAAFLKEEQFDVTIYEKNKTVGRKFLVAGKGGFNLTHSESLSAFAERYTPAHFLQPALHHFSNEHLRQWLESIGIPTFVGSSKRVYPEKGIKPIEVLQKILAVLEEKGVRILTEHTWTGWGADNTLLFAEQMPIAADYTVFALGGGSWKVTGSDGSWLTIFTKKGIATKAFKPANCAYQMDWPTTFLSKNEGQPLKNIAISCENSTQKGEAVITHFGLEGNALYALSPQIQAQLEEQGKATVYLDLKPMFTEEEILRRLRSSREKTMSSTLRRGLKLGPTKMDMLQALLPKETYLVPEKLAPSIKRLPLTLLGAAPLDEAISTTGGIALEAVNANFELSQLPKTFCIGEMLDWNAPTGGYLLQACFSMGVFLADYLGGE; encoded by the coding sequence ATGAAGCAAACCATCGCCATTATCGGGGGCGGGCCAGCGGCATTGATGTTGGCCGCTTTTTTGAAAGAGGAACAATTCGACGTTACGATCTACGAGAAGAACAAGACCGTAGGCCGTAAATTCCTCGTAGCGGGCAAAGGCGGCTTCAACCTTACCCATTCCGAATCGTTGTCGGCTTTCGCCGAAAGGTACACGCCGGCCCATTTTCTGCAACCTGCACTCCATCATTTTAGCAATGAGCACCTGCGGCAGTGGCTCGAAAGTATCGGCATTCCCACCTTTGTGGGCAGCAGCAAAAGAGTCTATCCTGAAAAAGGCATTAAGCCCATTGAAGTACTCCAAAAAATATTGGCGGTGTTGGAAGAAAAGGGCGTCCGCATACTTACAGAACATACCTGGACGGGTTGGGGGGCGGACAATACCCTTCTATTTGCCGAACAAATGCCCATAGCGGCGGACTACACGGTCTTTGCCCTTGGCGGGGGAAGTTGGAAAGTAACTGGCTCCGATGGCAGTTGGCTGACCATTTTCACCAAAAAAGGTATTGCCACTAAAGCTTTCAAGCCTGCCAATTGTGCCTACCAGATGGATTGGCCCACTACCTTTCTTTCCAAAAACGAAGGGCAGCCGCTCAAAAACATTGCCATTTCCTGTGAAAATAGCACCCAAAAGGGGGAAGCCGTCATCACGCACTTCGGGTTGGAAGGCAACGCCCTTTACGCCCTGAGCCCGCAAATTCAGGCACAACTTGAGGAGCAGGGAAAAGCTACGGTTTACCTCGATTTAAAACCGATGTTTACGGAAGAAGAAATCCTGCGGCGGCTCCGCTCCTCACGCGAAAAGACGATGAGCAGTACCCTCCGGCGTGGCCTCAAGCTCGGGCCAACCAAGATGGACATGCTCCAGGCTTTGCTTCCAAAGGAAACTTACCTGGTACCCGAAAAGCTAGCGCCCAGCATTAAGCGCCTCCCCCTCACACTACTGGGGGCTGCACCCCTCGACGAGGCCATCTCCACCACCGGCGGCATTGCCCTCGAAGCGGTGAATGCCAACTTTGAGCTTTCCCAACTCCCAAAAACCTTCTGCATTGGCGAGATGCTGGATTGGAATGCCCCTACCGGCGGCTACCTGCTGCAAGCTTGTTTTAGTATGGGCGTGTTTTTGGCGGATTATCTTGGTGGGGAGTGA
- a CDS encoding transglutaminase N-terminal domain-containing protein encodes MRYRIIHDTNYTFSAPVFLEPHLLRFRPQATPFHHVEQFELTITPTPSGHRQQRDAENNLIDSCWFDGVHEVFSIRTESVVHVAEHNPFNFILYPATAMQVPFKYNYQLGLVLQPSLQGMGIGNDLRHYGQALLVQTQHNTSIFLMALTQQIQQDFTAIYREEGEPFLPDQTFAYREGSCRDLSWMMIQLLRHLGLAARFVSGYNYLVTDEEPSFELHAWVEVFLPGAGWIGYDPTHGLAVGAAHVPIAASSAYENTMPVSGNIRGDARSELVTDLQIELLADFL; translated from the coding sequence ATGAGATACCGAATCATTCATGATACCAACTACACGTTTTCGGCCCCCGTATTCCTGGAGCCTCATCTTTTGCGTTTTCGCCCCCAGGCGACGCCTTTTCACCACGTTGAGCAGTTTGAGTTAACAATAACACCAACACCGAGTGGGCACCGCCAGCAAAGGGACGCCGAAAACAACCTGATCGATAGCTGCTGGTTTGATGGGGTACACGAGGTGTTTAGTATCCGCACCGAATCGGTGGTTCACGTAGCGGAGCACAATCCTTTTAATTTTATTTTGTATCCTGCTACAGCGATGCAAGTACCCTTCAAGTACAATTACCAGCTAGGACTGGTCTTGCAGCCATCACTCCAGGGAATGGGCATTGGCAATGATTTGCGGCATTACGGGCAAGCACTTTTGGTGCAAACCCAGCACAATACGTCGATTTTCCTGATGGCGTTGACACAACAAATACAGCAAGATTTTACGGCCATTTACCGAGAAGAGGGCGAGCCTTTTTTACCAGATCAGACCTTTGCCTACCGCGAAGGCTCCTGCCGCGATCTTTCCTGGATGATGATTCAACTCTTACGCCATCTTGGTCTGGCGGCGCGGTTTGTGAGTGGTTATAACTACCTTGTTACCGACGAGGAGCCCAGTTTTGAACTCCACGCCTGGGTGGAAGTCTTTTTGCCCGGTGCGGGTTGGATAGGTTACGATCCCACGCACGGATTGGCCGTCGGGGCGGCTCATGTTCCTATAGCGGCCAGTAGTGCTTACGAAAACACCATGCCCGTGAGTGGCAACATCCGGGGTGATGCTCGTTCTGAACTAGTTACGGATTTGCAGATTGAATTATTAGCGGATTTCTTGTGA
- a CDS encoding GCN5 family acetyltransferase produces the protein MYPSVYDKSRVGKYPGLAKAGGGYVWDEVLEYRVWCYPGDGAEDLEQGSDYYYSFDDCDAAIEFAKKISGAQEPLALILQREYIDEPQPGNYVHRKEERITEWPIDFLKRPKRTEDTIPLFLAPNAPADKLDIIRGLK, from the coding sequence ATGTATCCAAGTGTATATGATAAGTCAAGAGTGGGCAAGTACCCTGGATTAGCAAAAGCTGGGGGCGGATATGTATGGGATGAGGTCCTAGAGTATCGCGTATGGTGTTACCCAGGTGATGGAGCTGAAGATTTAGAACAAGGAAGTGATTATTACTACTCATTTGATGATTGTGATGCTGCAATAGAATTTGCGAAGAAGATTTCAGGTGCTCAAGAACCGCTTGCATTGATTCTACAAAGGGAATATATTGATGAACCTCAGCCAGGAAATTACGTCCATCGAAAAGAAGAAAGAATAACTGAATGGCCAATAGACTTTCTTAAAAGGCCAAAAAGAACAGAAGATACAATACCATTATTTTTAGCCCCCAACGCTCCAGCTGATAAGTTGGATATTATAAGAGGCCTAAAATGA
- a CDS encoding PIN domain-containing protein: MDIYIIDSNVIFSGVLNISSGIGQFILRTNEIGVVLYAPSYLKVEIEKHFQKILERSKLTEEEVRLALEMVYSRVSFIADGLIPFEEYVKAMRLVRDIDPDDVTFVALTQYMDETLWTGDTKLYKGLKDRGFKKVVNFNDLKKKYKV; this comes from the coding sequence ATGGATATTTATATCATTGACTCAAATGTTATATTTTCTGGAGTCTTAAACATAAGTAGTGGAATAGGTCAATTTATTTTAAGAACAAATGAAATAGGTGTGGTGCTGTATGCGCCAAGCTATTTGAAGGTAGAGATTGAGAAGCATTTTCAAAAAATTTTAGAGAGGTCGAAATTGACCGAAGAAGAAGTCCGACTTGCTTTAGAAATGGTCTATTCCCGAGTATCATTTATTGCTGATGGTTTAATTCCTTTTGAAGAATATGTCAAAGCGATGAGGTTGGTCAGAGATATAGATCCAGATGATGTCACTTTTGTGGCATTAACACAATATATGGATGAAACTCTATGGACTGGAGATACTAAGCTGTATAAAGGTCTGAAGGATAGAGGTTTTAAGAAAGTGGTTAATTTTAATGATTTGAAGAAAAAGTATAAAGTTTAA
- a CDS encoding peptidase: protein MTYCLGIKTKTGFIGIADTRITSGSSTGRAKKVFTVNENRHSFFIMTSGLRSVRDKAMTYFKETLEEREEPFNKLYKIVNAFAKEVKQVAVEDKKSLREGGLDFNLFTIIGGQLEKDDEHKIYLLYPEGNWVEVADGSPFVIIGNNGYGKPILDRVIKYNSTLKFALKAGFLSFDATRISANDVDYPVDVLYYEKDSFNIIERRYQQEELSVLSREWNKDLIASVDKLSDEWLDKLKS, encoded by the coding sequence ATGACCTATTGCCTCGGCATCAAAACCAAAACGGGTTTTATCGGTATTGCCGATACCCGTATTACCTCTGGTAGCTCTACGGGTAGGGCTAAAAAAGTCTTTACCGTTAATGAAAATCGCCATTCCTTTTTTATCATGACTTCCGGGTTGCGCTCCGTTCGCGATAAAGCCATGACCTACTTTAAGGAAACCCTCGAAGAGCGGGAGGAACCCTTCAACAAGCTTTACAAAATCGTCAATGCTTTTGCCAAAGAAGTGAAGCAGGTAGCGGTAGAAGATAAGAAATCTCTACGGGAAGGAGGGCTGGATTTTAACCTCTTTACCATCATTGGTGGGCAATTGGAAAAAGACGATGAGCACAAGATTTACCTCTTGTATCCGGAGGGCAATTGGGTGGAAGTGGCCGATGGGTCGCCTTTCGTTATTATCGGGAACAATGGTTACGGGAAACCCATTCTGGATAGGGTGATCAAATATAATTCGACTTTAAAGTTTGCGCTCAAGGCCGGTTTCCTTTCTTTTGATGCCACCCGAATCAGCGCCAACGATGTCGATTATCCGGTCGATGTACTGTATTACGAAAAGGATTCTTTTAACATCATTGAAAGGCGCTACCAGCAGGAAGAACTGAGCGTATTGTCTCGCGAATGGAACAAAGACCTCATTGCGTCGGTAGATAAATTGAGCGATGAGTGGTTGGATAAACTGAAGTCATGA
- a CDS encoding circularly permuted type 2 ATP-grasp protein — MPKINFAGYDTGGFFDEMISEQGEVRSHYVRFRDRMQKMDWKKLNALRFATDRAQLSMGMTFNVYSDNQGSERILPLDVIPRIISGEDWEEMEKGLRQRIIALNLFIDDLYHEQKILKDKIIPADLILSSATFLKECVGLNPPQKVWCHITGSDLIRGGDGNFYVLEDNLRCPSGVSYMLENREILKRTLPDIFEKLSVRPVSNYSHLLRDTLESLVPDREQPTVVVLTPGAYNSAYFEHAYLAQQMGAELVEGRDLVVQNDMVYMLTTKGLQKVDVIYRRVDDDYIDPLVFNKDSLLGTPGLFGAYLKGNVVLVNAPGTGVADDKAVYAYVPKIIKYYLGEDMLLPNVQTYICVDPKECAHVIENIADLVIKQTDASGGYGMLIGPKSTKAEQEAFVRKIKANPRNYIAQPMISLSRVPTLVDEGIEGRHVDLRPYILYGKEIKIIPGALTRVALKKGSLVVNSSQGGGSKDTWVLNK; from the coding sequence ATGCCAAAAATCAACTTTGCCGGCTACGATACCGGTGGTTTCTTCGATGAAATGATCTCGGAGCAAGGGGAGGTCCGTTCCCATTATGTTCGTTTCAGGGACCGTATGCAAAAAATGGACTGGAAAAAACTCAATGCTTTGCGTTTCGCTACCGATCGCGCCCAGCTGTCAATGGGTATGACTTTTAATGTTTACAGCGATAACCAAGGGTCGGAGCGCATTTTACCCCTCGATGTTATTCCTCGAATCATTAGTGGGGAGGATTGGGAAGAGATGGAAAAAGGCTTGCGCCAACGTATTATCGCCTTGAATCTGTTTATTGACGACCTCTACCACGAGCAAAAAATCCTCAAAGACAAGATTATTCCTGCGGACCTGATCCTGTCCAGTGCTACTTTTCTGAAAGAGTGTGTAGGGCTGAATCCGCCACAAAAAGTGTGGTGCCACATCACGGGTAGTGATTTGATTCGGGGTGGCGATGGCAACTTCTACGTTTTGGAAGACAATCTGCGCTGTCCCTCGGGCGTATCGTATATGCTCGAAAATCGGGAAATTCTAAAAAGAACACTGCCCGATATTTTTGAAAAACTGAGCGTTCGTCCCGTGTCCAATTATTCTCATTTGTTAAGGGATACCCTGGAATCATTGGTGCCGGATCGCGAGCAGCCTACCGTTGTAGTACTCACGCCAGGTGCTTACAATTCTGCCTATTTTGAACATGCTTACCTCGCTCAGCAGATGGGGGCGGAACTGGTAGAAGGCCGTGACCTGGTCGTGCAAAATGATATGGTCTACATGCTCACTACCAAAGGGCTCCAAAAAGTGGATGTTATCTATCGTAGGGTAGATGATGATTATATCGATCCACTTGTTTTCAACAAAGATTCCTTACTCGGTACGCCTGGCCTTTTTGGGGCTTACCTTAAAGGGAACGTGGTATTGGTCAATGCTCCTGGTACGGGTGTGGCGGATGATAAAGCGGTATATGCTTACGTCCCAAAAATTATCAAATACTACTTGGGAGAAGATATGCTTTTGCCTAATGTGCAAACCTACATTTGCGTTGATCCCAAGGAGTGCGCCCACGTCATTGAAAACATTGCTGATTTGGTGATCAAACAAACCGATGCTTCCGGCGGTTACGGGATGTTAATCGGTCCGAAATCCACCAAAGCGGAACAGGAAGCGTTTGTCCGTAAAATCAAGGCCAACCCTCGCAATTACATTGCCCAGCCAATGATCAGTCTTTCGCGGGTACCCACCCTCGTTGATGAGGGTATTGAAGGCCGCCATGTCGATCTACGTCCTTACATTTTGTACGGCAAAGAAATCAAGATCATCCCCGGCGCACTCACTCGAGTAGCCTTGAAGAAAGGGTCATTGGTCGTTAATTCATCACAAGGAGGCGGTAGCAAGGATACCTGGGTCTTGAATAAGTAA
- a CDS encoding T9SS type A sorting domain-containing protein, which translates to MKASMLLVISCFSALIMSAQERPIAINLTSVVDYSTELVFTDAFKQSREWITYNAEGNGPWDTQVAVPVDDRGYPLEIPYEDGVHPPQAVRALMLWDIEEALPQGQYRLIVEGSGTVSLHFGASGEFQCPVDTLVTVTSGVSVEIIASNADDPISDIKFIYPAYVDRYEEQVFTDEFLTFLDDFQAIRFMDWLRTNGSSVTSWSERSRYDYFTQSTEAGVAWEYVVELANLLQKDVWINVPHQANDDYIQQLASFLLANLDPDLKLYVEYSNEVWNSQFAQHHYAAEQGLLLGYPEASWDRAWQYTAKRSADIFRVFTDTFGGADRLIRIIPTQAANAWVTNRIMEYFNNPMYNPTQVAADAIAIAPYFGGTDVANTIVSQGEVATISIPEIVARMQESLPVSFGYMDDNKVVADNYGLDLIAYEGGQHLVATGANVNIDELTAKLNAANHHPDLQAAYCEYFDYWYTNHGGLFAHFSSHGRYSKWGSWGVKETMDDVNNPKYLGLQECVFAYNDMSTALDESPELSSPWQVFPNPSSNGEVSVLGDFHAAEIRVFDALGRQVALPTINLSEGQLRVQLPKPGVYFVHLRAAGSTQVLKVIYR; encoded by the coding sequence ATGAAAGCAAGCATGTTACTTGTAATCTCCTGTTTTTCAGCACTAATAATGTCTGCCCAAGAGCGCCCCATCGCAATCAATCTCACCTCTGTTGTTGATTATTCTACTGAGCTGGTCTTTACCGATGCCTTTAAACAAAGCCGGGAATGGATCACCTATAACGCCGAAGGCAACGGCCCCTGGGATACACAGGTGGCTGTTCCAGTGGATGACCGAGGTTACCCACTGGAAATCCCCTATGAGGATGGCGTACATCCTCCGCAGGCTGTCCGGGCATTGATGTTATGGGACATTGAGGAAGCCTTACCACAGGGACAGTACCGCTTGATTGTAGAAGGTAGTGGTACGGTGAGTTTGCATTTTGGGGCCAGTGGTGAGTTTCAGTGCCCGGTAGATACCCTGGTGACCGTGACGAGTGGTGTCTCGGTGGAGATCATTGCTTCAAACGCAGATGATCCTATTTCCGATATAAAATTCATTTATCCAGCATACGTAGACAGGTACGAAGAGCAGGTTTTTACGGATGAGTTTTTGACATTTTTAGACGATTTTCAAGCTATCCGTTTTATGGATTGGTTGCGTACCAATGGGTCTTCGGTCACCAGTTGGTCGGAACGTAGCCGCTACGATTATTTTACCCAAAGTACAGAAGCGGGTGTTGCTTGGGAATATGTGGTTGAATTGGCCAATTTGTTGCAAAAAGACGTTTGGATCAATGTGCCTCACCAGGCCAATGATGATTATATCCAGCAATTGGCCAGCTTCCTTTTGGCAAACCTTGATCCCGATCTAAAGCTATACGTAGAGTACAGTAATGAGGTGTGGAACTCGCAATTTGCCCAACACCATTACGCCGCTGAGCAGGGGCTCCTCCTCGGTTATCCCGAAGCTTCCTGGGACCGCGCCTGGCAATACACGGCCAAGCGTTCTGCGGACATATTTCGCGTATTTACGGATACTTTTGGTGGGGCCGATCGCTTGATTCGCATCATTCCCACCCAAGCAGCCAACGCCTGGGTGACCAACCGGATCATGGAATATTTCAATAACCCCATGTACAATCCTACCCAGGTGGCGGCCGATGCCATAGCGATAGCGCCTTATTTTGGTGGTACAGATGTGGCCAATACCATTGTGAGCCAGGGCGAAGTGGCTACAATTTCTATCCCGGAGATCGTAGCGAGGATGCAGGAAAGCCTGCCCGTTTCATTTGGCTACATGGACGATAACAAGGTGGTTGCAGATAATTATGGGCTCGATTTGATTGCCTACGAAGGCGGGCAACACCTGGTAGCCACTGGCGCAAATGTCAATATTGATGAGCTTACCGCAAAACTTAATGCGGCCAACCATCACCCGGATTTACAAGCTGCTTATTGTGAATATTTTGATTATTGGTATACCAATCACGGCGGATTGTTTGCGCACTTCTCCTCCCACGGCCGCTATTCCAAATGGGGCAGCTGGGGCGTAAAAGAAACCATGGATGATGTAAACAATCCTAAATACCTGGGCTTGCAGGAGTGCGTTTTCGCTTACAATGATATGAGCACTGCACTAGACGAATCACCCGAGCTGTCCTCGCCCTGGCAGGTGTTTCCCAACCCTTCGAGCAACGGTGAAGTATCAGTTTTAGGTGATTTTCACGCAGCGGAGATAAGGGTGTTTGATGCACTTGGTCGGCAAGTAGCACTGCCAACGATAAACCTGTCAGAAGGTCAACTTCGCGTCCAGTTGCCCAAGCCGGGGGTATATTTTGTGCATCTCCGAGCGGCAGGGAGTACGCAGGTTTTGAAGGTGATTTATCGTTGA
- a CDS encoding flavin monoamine oxidase family protein has translation MKKNSRTPLFSTVRRAFALALRAEELNTNTAEVIEQAREKALDRRKFLENTGKVLLGGAVLPGLLMARQSPLLLRPNIGGDPPKIAIVGGGIAGLNALHTLRKAGLNATLYEATKRIGGRMFTVQEAMGPGTWTEFGGEFIDTNHADMWALAREFDLELVDFEQASEAALEKEAFFFEGQHRSLEEVVTEFRAFAPRMQADMDLLEEEDISYEAGSPYVKKLDKMSLSKYLKKIGASGWIKRFIEVAYESEYGLSPKVQSSLNLTLLISADTSDDKISLFGESDERYKVAGGNQRITDALAAKYEDAIELDRPLESIREQGTRYQLFFGGMQEDVFADFVILALPFTRLRMIDFPIEMSQVKRKCIDEVGYGTNAKLMLGMKSHFWREQGYTGLVYSDNGIPNGWDNAQLQNAPSGTGGLSILFGGPSGLALGTGSVEEQKNKYLPLWEQIYPGASGQYNGKAARMHWPTYEYNLGSYICYTKGQFTKISGAEQLPVGRIYFAGEHCGGDFAGYMNGAAQSGREAAEAILKVMD, from the coding sequence ATGAAAAAGAACAGCCGTACCCCTCTTTTCTCTACCGTCCGCAGAGCCTTTGCGCTGGCCTTGCGCGCCGAAGAACTCAATACCAATACTGCCGAAGTGATTGAACAAGCCCGAGAGAAGGCTTTGGATCGCCGGAAGTTTTTAGAAAACACAGGTAAAGTGCTGCTGGGTGGTGCTGTACTTCCTGGTCTGCTCATGGCACGGCAGTCGCCCTTGCTGTTACGCCCGAATATCGGTGGTGATCCACCCAAAATAGCCATCGTAGGCGGTGGTATTGCCGGACTCAACGCGCTCCATACCTTACGCAAAGCAGGCTTGAATGCTACCCTCTACGAAGCCACCAAGCGCATTGGCGGCAGGATGTTTACCGTTCAGGAAGCTATGGGGCCGGGTACCTGGACAGAATTTGGCGGAGAGTTTATTGACACCAACCACGCTGACATGTGGGCCCTGGCCCGCGAGTTCGACCTGGAATTGGTAGATTTTGAACAGGCCAGTGAAGCTGCCCTCGAAAAGGAAGCCTTCTTCTTCGAAGGACAGCACCGCAGCCTGGAAGAAGTAGTGACGGAATTCCGTGCCTTCGCTCCCCGCATGCAAGCCGATATGGACCTGTTGGAAGAAGAAGATATCAGCTACGAAGCAGGAAGCCCCTACGTTAAGAAGCTCGACAAGATGAGTCTGTCCAAATACCTCAAGAAAATTGGTGCTTCGGGCTGGATCAAACGTTTCATTGAGGTGGCCTACGAGTCGGAGTATGGCCTTTCGCCCAAGGTGCAATCCAGCCTCAATCTTACCCTCCTCATTTCTGCTGATACCAGCGACGATAAGATTTCTCTCTTTGGCGAAAGCGATGAACGCTACAAGGTGGCTGGTGGCAACCAACGCATCACCGATGCCCTGGCGGCGAAGTATGAAGATGCCATTGAACTTGATCGCCCACTAGAATCCATCCGGGAGCAGGGCACGCGCTACCAATTGTTCTTTGGCGGAATGCAGGAAGATGTTTTTGCCGATTTTGTCATTCTGGCCCTGCCTTTTACCCGACTGCGGATGATCGATTTTCCCATCGAGATGTCGCAAGTCAAGCGGAAGTGTATTGATGAAGTGGGGTATGGAACCAATGCCAAGCTTATGCTGGGGATGAAGTCGCACTTCTGGCGGGAACAAGGTTATACTGGCCTTGTCTATAGTGACAATGGTATTCCTAATGGGTGGGACAATGCCCAGTTGCAGAATGCTCCTTCGGGCACAGGTGGCCTTTCCATTCTTTTTGGTGGCCCTTCCGGGCTTGCATTGGGCACCGGTAGCGTAGAGGAGCAAAAGAACAAATACCTGCCGCTGTGGGAGCAAATTTACCCTGGTGCCAGCGGGCAATACAATGGCAAAGCGGCCCGCATGCACTGGCCTACCTACGAGTACAACCTGGGAAGCTATATTTGTTACACCAAAGGTCAGTTTACCAAGATTTCTGGTGCGGAACAACTGCCCGTAGGGCGCATCTACTTTGCTGGTGAACACTGCGGCGGCGATTTTGCGGGCTACATGAACGGTGCTGCCCAAAGTGGGAGAGAAGCAGCAGAGGCGATCCTGAAGGTGATGGATTAG
- a CDS encoding alpha-E domain-containing protein, with protein MLNRVANTIYWMNRYIERAENYARFLDVNFNLALEMPPSEAEQWQPLVVATGDWGIYTERYGDPEKNQVIYFMGFDPENPNSIFSCINYARENARSVRSEITKEVWEQINYLYYFVKKGNEKEKWKKKDPRKFFRKIKDGCQLLYGMYDATISRNEGWHFAKMGRLIERADKTSRVLDVKYHFIVSTPQVLGSPLDMVQWVALLKSVTAYDMYRKKNGKLTPLGIAAYLLLDPEFPRSMYKCLIQAERSLLSITGDTSHPATAELSRMRLAMEQTNMEEIFERGLHEYIDQFQLDLNLASSLIFTSFGAVNTIIQETSSQNQ; from the coding sequence ATGTTAAATAGAGTTGCAAATACGATCTATTGGATGAATCGCTACATTGAGCGGGCTGAAAATTATGCCCGTTTTTTGGACGTCAATTTTAACCTTGCGTTGGAGATGCCCCCATCAGAGGCCGAACAGTGGCAGCCCTTGGTTGTGGCTACGGGTGATTGGGGCATCTACACCGAGCGCTATGGTGACCCGGAAAAAAACCAGGTGATTTATTTCATGGGCTTCGATCCCGAGAATCCGAATTCGATTTTTTCCTGTATCAACTATGCCAGGGAAAATGCACGTTCTGTACGTTCGGAGATCACGAAGGAAGTGTGGGAACAGATCAATTATTTATACTACTTCGTCAAAAAAGGCAATGAAAAAGAGAAGTGGAAAAAGAAAGATCCGCGTAAATTTTTCAGAAAGATAAAAGACGGTTGTCAGCTGCTTTACGGCATGTACGACGCTACTATTTCTAGAAACGAAGGCTGGCATTTTGCCAAAATGGGCCGCCTGATTGAGCGGGCCGACAAGACCTCCAGAGTGCTGGATGTCAAATATCACTTCATTGTTTCTACGCCTCAGGTATTGGGCTCGCCGCTGGATATGGTGCAATGGGTGGCTTTGCTCAAATCAGTGACGGCTTACGATATGTACCGTAAGAAGAACGGAAAGCTGACGCCACTGGGGATTGCGGCGTACTTGCTGCTCGATCCAGAATTTCCACGTTCGATGTACAAATGCCTCATCCAGGCCGAGCGTTCTTTGTTGAGTATTACCGGAGATACATCACATCCTGCAACGGCAGAATTGAGCCGGATGCGCTTAGCAATGGAACAGACCAATATGGAAGAAATCTTTGAGCGCGGATTACATGAATACATTGATCAATTTCAGCTAGATTTAAACCTGGCGTCTTCGCTAATTTTCACTTCCTTTGGAGCGGTAAATACCATTATCCAAGAAACTTCAAGTCAAAACCAATAA
- a CDS encoding transglutaminase domain-containing protein — MRAKFIALLCFLSTVYNLQALDSLNHNLLYYASVSRPTEEMTLASLASTLESKTTTKLQAAEIAFYWITEHISYDFEGEQFAKDKVDLQEVLRTQRGNFQTFSQFYQELCRLMGIDCYLVTGYVNYWHEVIDYPEYHYDGAIKDIPDHPYHAWNLVKIDGVYYGVDISLGSGAVGGDEVTAEFVKKIDLEQVLVKEGMFFRIHLPADPRWQMREYPILLKPFHTRIPYEDVLRISASTYSKPFDYKRALHEFENASPATQRLMSLQGTYEFNPSDFNIRQVADAHYNLGYTQSSGVFDTQRLLAARKSYEQAIDAYRKIESTPTVQQLMAQAQQGITYINYRLDKKQ, encoded by the coding sequence ATGCGCGCTAAATTTATTGCACTACTCTGCTTCCTAAGCACTGTTTATAACCTACAGGCCTTAGATTCTCTCAATCACAATTTACTGTATTACGCCAGTGTCAGTCGCCCAACGGAAGAGATGACTTTGGCTTCTTTGGCCAGTACCCTGGAAAGCAAAACGACCACCAAATTACAAGCCGCCGAAATTGCCTTTTATTGGATCACTGAGCACATCAGCTACGATTTTGAAGGCGAGCAATTCGCCAAGGACAAAGTCGACCTACAAGAAGTTTTGCGTACCCAACGTGGCAACTTTCAGACCTTCTCACAGTTTTACCAGGAATTGTGCCGCTTGATGGGCATAGATTGCTACTTGGTCACGGGATATGTGAATTATTGGCACGAAGTAATAGATTATCCTGAGTATCACTATGATGGAGCGATCAAAGATATTCCTGACCATCCCTATCATGCCTGGAACCTGGTAAAAATAGATGGGGTCTACTACGGTGTGGATATCAGCCTGGGCAGCGGTGCTGTTGGTGGCGATGAGGTGACGGCCGAGTTCGTCAAGAAAATTGATTTGGAGCAGGTGTTGGTCAAAGAGGGGATGTTTTTTCGTATCCATCTTCCTGCTGATCCGCGCTGGCAAATGAGAGAATATCCTATTCTGCTCAAGCCCTTCCATACCCGAATTCCCTACGAGGATGTGCTTAGGATAAGTGCCAGCACCTATTCCAAACCGTTTGATTACAAGCGTGCCCTTCATGAATTTGAAAATGCAAGCCCAGCCACACAGCGCCTGATGAGTCTTCAGGGCACCTACGAATTCAATCCTTCCGATTTTAATATTCGCCAAGTGGCAGATGCGCACTATAATCTGGGCTATACCCAATCTTCGGGCGTTTTTGATACCCAGCGTTTGCTTGCAGCACGCAAAAGCTACGAACAAGCCATTGATGCTTACCGCAAAATTGAATCGACACCCACCGTCCAGCAGCTAATGGCACAGGCGCAACAAGGGATCACTTACATCAACTATCGGTTGGATAAGAAGCAATAG